A window of Macrotis lagotis isolate mMagLag1 chromosome 1, bilby.v1.9.chrom.fasta, whole genome shotgun sequence genomic DNA:
AGAGTAGCTTGCATCTTCTCACCCAATTCTCCCATAATGAATTTttgtaaattctttatttttcaggcTGGAGGAGATCAGAGTGTCCtaagtgaagaagaaaatggaagaggagaaaagactgAAGGCAGTTCTGATGAGGATGgggatgatgaggatgaggacgAAGATGGAGGATGGATAACACCCATCAATATTAAACAAGTTCAGCAAGAACTGGGACAGTATGATAATCCTGATAATGTGCAGGTTGGCTGTGTAACCACAGACTTTGCCATGCAGGTAAGGAAATACGCAATCTCTAAACTAAGCTTTTGGGAGGTTTACTAATTTAGATTGTGGCATACTTTTACCCTATCCaagcacattttttccctttagaaaaatgtttaattcaCTTTAAGTCTTTGGGACTTGAAGGCTAACTCATAAGACTTTGAAACCAGTGATTCTATTGATAGGAATTGTCATAGCCCTCACACACAAATTCAGAATTATAGAAATATTCATGTTCTTGTCTTTAGTCTCATATATCTGGTAAGGTGTGTAAAAAAACAGAATATTCTTTAGGAAAACCCTGTGCTCCTATTTTTGCTGATTTGGTTCATTGAGTGTGAGGttcaattttatttgaattttctgatTGCAGAATGTTCTGCTCCAGATGGGGCTTCATGTGCTGGCAGTAAATGGGATGCTCATCCGGGAGGCCAGAAGCTACATACTGCGTTGTCATGGCTGTTTCAAGTACGTGAGGCTAATTGAAATTCATATGAGAAGATGCTTAGCCTTTCTTGTAATTGTATCAGAGCCCTGAGTACTCAGGAGGATTTGATGTGATTCTATTACTTCTAAGTTAGGGTAGTGTTTGTATGTGGCAGCTTCATGTAGGAACTGGAGCTCACAACTGGCTCAGACAGAATTTCTAGGACTCTACTGACCCCATCTCATAGAGGGCAAAACTAGCACAGATCTTCAGTCTTTTGGCAGAACCTTGAGGGCAAACATAAGTACAACCTATTTGTACAGTCACTTTGTCCTAAAGGAATTACTCTAGAATATTCAGTTTAACTGAACAAACACAGATTGAGCCACACGTACAAACCATTGTGTTGAATTCTGTGCATACTCTCCTGACTCATTTTAGTGTTCTTCCCAGCTGTGCCAGGCCAGCTGCACCTTACTGAAATCCTGTGTGTTGTAGAGAGAGTGTGATTTCTTGTCTGGGTTCCCCATTATTTCTTGTTTGTCACCAAACTACAGTAAAAGCTTCTCAAACACAGGGATTGTTTTGTAGGCTTTATACTCTTGACAATCCCAGGCacaaaataggtgaagaaatgCATAGCTTTATGTATGGTATCAATGagtatttttgttgtttcagttatgtccaccTCTGTGatccctttttggggttttcttggcagagacaccatagtaatttaccatttccttctccaactcattttacaaatgaagaaattgaagcagctaggttgaaatgacttacccaaggtcacacagcttttaaggccagatttgaactctggaagaggGGCTCTCCCAACTcccaaatccaacattctatcctttgtgccacctgactgccaaAGGAAGAGTTTAGCTCCTTAGAAATGTCTATTGAACTGATATTTAGGGATTTGGGCTATAAGAATTTGTTTCTCAAATGCAGTGGTATTGTCATAATTTGTTAATTCTCTCCATTTCATAGTTTGTTATGGAAACCTTTATATCCAATCCCAGAAGAATGTAGAGGGTTTGCCTAAACCTTTGGTATTGACACTCTTTAAAGAACAGGCATCATGGTTGTATCTATCACTTTTCAGCTTTCTTGCTAGAAACTTTTCCACTTGTCTCCCAAGTAGTTGGGTCTGCTACCATAGCTCTCACGCATTTCCTTCTGTATTTTCTAGGACCACTTCTGACATGACTAGAGTCTTCTGTGCACACTGTGGAAACAGAACTCTGAAAAAAGTGGCTGTGACAGTCAATGATGATGGCAGCCTTCACATGCACTTCTCCCGTAACCCCAAAGTGCTGAATGCCCGTGGCCTTCGGGTGAGTGGTTAGCCCATTGTCTGCTTCATTAAAACAGGAAGGTTTGCATAGTTGACATTATTAAAGACTCTAGAGCACTGGAATTTGACTTAATAAACAGAAATGTGTCAGCCAGTCAGGAATTATTGTTTGGCCAGAATTATTTTGTGGTTGCATGCTTTGTGTGAGGATCCTGAAGAAAAAGGAGGCCTGAGGCCACTTTGGGGTATGACACAGCAGGAAGTCAGTGCCAGGGTGTGGTACAGAGACAGGGAAACCACACGTTGACTGAAGAGATAGAGCAGGGTAGCCAGGTTTTCAGAGATGGAGAGCTTTAGATTCTCTGTGGTACATTTTCCCTTGTTTTCCAAGCTAAGTAGAGTAGATCCTTACTTCAAGGAGGGACTCTAAAGTGACCTCGTTTTTCTCCTCTGCCACATCCACATTTGTCTCTGACACACTTAAAACTGTCCCCAAATGACAAGGAAGAAATTGACTGACAACAGGAATGTTTTAAGACATGTCGAATCTGCCACAGGTTCTGAGGGTCCCTCATGTCTAACAGACTTTTTCCTCTCGTGTGTAGTATTCACTTCCTGCTCCCAAAGGAGGGAAGCATGCCAACAACCCTCACCTGACAGAGGACCAGCGATTCCCACAGCAGCGACTGTCCCGAAAGGCCAGGCAGAAAACCAATGTGTTTGATCCTGATTATATAGCAGGAGTATCTCCCTTTGTAGAGAATGATATCTACAGCCGGGCAGCCACACTCCAGATCAGAGACAGTGCATTGGGTGCTGGAAGGAGGCGCTTGAACCCCAATGCTTCAACAAAGAAATTCGtgaaaaagagatgaaggaaataaGGGGAGCCCTAAAGACAGGCTGAATGGGGTCGCTGAAGAGACCTTTCTCAGCTGCCTGTTTTCAGAAGCTATTAGAGGGCAAGAATGGATCAGGAGCATCTGTGTGAACCTGACCTTGGTTTCAGACGACTCTGTTATGACTTGGTGACTGGGATGAAACTGAATATTGACTTTATCTCCAGTGAATTCTGAACTGCCCTTTGACCTGTCAGTGTTGGGCTGCCTGATTTGCcacattttaaatggaatctgtaaaaaaagaatagtgcCCTAAAGCACCTCTATTCTCGTGTACTTTAAAGGGTATTTTTCTAATAAACACGCTGTCGTATGctctttattcttcattctttctcatttttggtAGCCTAAGGTGCCATCCATGTCCCAGTCAATTCTAGTTTGAAAGGGTAGAGAGTGCCTTAGGGACATTTGAATGTTTTAGGGCTACCAAGAATTAAACTATGTGTTTCATTGTGTAAGAGGAATAACTACTAGTGCCCTTTGTAGGGCATATTTGcctcaattgaaaaaaattcctaTACCTGCTTCAGTGATGATAGGCTAGGTCCTTCGCATCAGGGCCCTGGCGTTTTGAAGGCTCTTTTGGATTAAGAGACAGTATGCTGGGCTGGGCTTAGATTTGACCTCTGGTGTATTTTGTGGCATAAATTTCTTTGCAGCGCCCTCTTGGTAACCAAGACTTAGTTTACAAATTACTACCTTAATTACTAAGTCAAAGTCAATTCAGGTTCAGGTTAGAGCAAAAAGAAGTTTATTGTAAATGATTCAAATCATTCTTAAGATTAGTATATACGGTGAATGATAATATGTGGCACATAGTATTCTCTTTTCTGTACCTAATTGTCTTAAAAGGAGTTAGACTTCCTCTTGAGCACCATGAAGCTTTCATACTATTGATAGGGctgagaaaaataacttttcatgGATTCTGGTCTTGAGCCCATCTTGTAGGTGGTGAAGCTGAGgcccaggattcaaatccagaccaGCTGCAGATCCATGGCTCTTCACCCCACTTTAGCTGGTAGCTCTTGGATGAGGTCAGAGGTCAGCCAGAGCAGACTTTGGAGCTTTCTCTTACACTACTAAAGTGGGACCAAGAGAAGTGATGGTCAGCAGTCATTAGTCACTTGGGAGGAATCTTGCCTGAGCCCATTGGGCCTGGGGGGTAGGGGCCTCTACTTCAGGATCATGCTTCAGCTCTCAGGATATTCTAGACATAATATTAATGCAGAATTCATCAGTTCCAGTAAAATAGATTGCACGTACAAAGTGCTCCAAAGATACACGATGTTGGAACAATATGACCCTCCATCAGTTTAGCGTCTGCTACGTGACAGAACACATATATAGAGCAGGATGATACAAAGACTAATAAAAGGGGCAAAGGGGATGTTCAAAATAATCCAAGAAAACGTGATGAGGGAGTGGGGAAGAACTCAGTACCAGAAGGGGTTGGGGATGAGGATAGGGAGAAAGTAATCCAAACTGGGGTGAGAGGTGGCATGACCCATTCAGGTGACAGTGTTGGTGTGAAATTGTGTTGAATTGGGGaaggctaggtggttcagtggataaagcacgggccctggagtcaggagtacctgggttcaaatccagtctcacttaattacctagctgtgtggcctctggcaaaccacttaatcccgtttgccttgcaaaaacctaaaaagaaattgtGTTCAATTGAAATGCTCACTGTGAataattaaaaaggtaaatagactGAAAAAGTAACCAGCTTGTGGACAGCCTTAACTGTCTGACTGAGGATATGTTATCCTAGGGTAGTAGGGAACCACAGAAGAGGGCTCAGACCATTGCCTTAGTAAGATGACTGGCATCTGTGTAAATGATGGGTTAGCAAGGGGAGCAAGGGGAGGCAATTAGAATAGCCCGAGAGGTGGGGAGAACCTGGACCAGGCTGTTCTGGCAATGGAGAAACTTGGGAAGGTGCATTTGGCAGCTGATTAGATGGGGGACATCAGGGAAAGCTGATGTGCCTAAGGTTTTGAACCGGGTGTTTTAAGATAAAATGTCACCAACCTGTTCAATTTGAGGAAGAGACAGATGGAGGCAGGGGCAGATTTTGGACTTGAGTAAGATGTCCATGTGGAGCAGTTTACCATGCAGTTAATGATGCAAACCTGGAGAATAGGGCCGCATGTGGAGATTTAGGAGTTATGTGTATAATGGATCATGGAACGTATGAAGATTGGTGATTTCCCAAGAATTGAAAATAACCACCTCAAAACTCAGGGATTTCTATAAATTGACTTCTTTGGGATTAGCCAAAGATTCAGGATCATGGTATAAGTAGGAAGAGATTCGACTTTATACAGAGAGGAATTTAGAAGGCAAATATTCACCACCAGATGGAGACATGTTGCATTAGAAAACAGAAGGAGGCAACTAGCATGGAATGActagaaagagataaaaggagaattaagggaagaaataagaatttattaatcacctcCTCTTTGGTAGGCActgtgcaaagtgctttacatttatAAACTCATTTTGAAGCAGGGAAACAATATGAATCTCCCAACAATTAGATAACTATTACTCTCATTCTaccattaaggaaactgaggcaggtgtcttaagtgacttgaccagggtgaCACATTTAGGATTTATTCGGGTCTTCTGCTTCTAGGTCCATCACTTAATCCACTGCACCTCTATTATTAATTATGTAATAAGATATGTCCTCAAGGGctatagaatttagaactggaagcttccttagaaatcatctagtgtACCATCTTTATGTTA
This region includes:
- the NOB1 gene encoding RNA-binding protein NOB1 isoform X2; translation: MPGPSCGTPPCRTSGRASTPSGRWWRRSATRPRGGAWPCCPTSCASGSPAPITEFSKKTGDYPSLSATDIQVLALTYQLEAEFVGVAHLKKEPESKVKVSSSGLHPENPLHIPGFHLPSKPKLPEETGCQVPSAAEPVENPEYNSFLFWRNPLPSIDVDLQELMAGGDQSVLSEEENGRGEKTEGSSDEDGDDEDEDEDGGWITPINIKQVQQELGQYDNPDNVQVGCVTTDFAMQNVLLQMGLHVLAVNGMLIREARSYILRCHGCFKTTSDMTRVFCAHCGNRTLKKVAVTVNDDGSLHMHFSRNPKVLNARGLRYSLPAPKGGKHANNPHLTEDQRFPQQRLSRKARQKTNVFDPDYIAGVSPFVENDIYSRAATLQIRDSALGAGRRRLNPNASTKKFVKKR
- the NOB1 gene encoding RNA-binding protein NOB1 isoform X1, which gives rise to MVLVEHVVADAGAFLRDAALQDFGKSVYTIREVVAEIRDKAARRRLAVLPYELRFREPRPEYVRLVTEFSKKTGDYPSLSATDIQVLALTYQLEAEFVGVAHLKKEPESKVKVSSSGLHPENPLHIPGFHLPSKPKLPEETGCQVPSAAEPVENPEYNSFLFWRNPLPSIDVDLQELMAGGDQSVLSEEENGRGEKTEGSSDEDGDDEDEDEDGGWITPINIKQVQQELGQYDNPDNVQVGCVTTDFAMQNVLLQMGLHVLAVNGMLIREARSYILRCHGCFKTTSDMTRVFCAHCGNRTLKKVAVTVNDDGSLHMHFSRNPKVLNARGLRYSLPAPKGGKHANNPHLTEDQRFPQQRLSRKARQKTNVFDPDYIAGVSPFVENDIYSRAATLQIRDSALGAGRRRLNPNASTKKFVKKR